A genomic segment from Glycine soja cultivar W05 chromosome 18, ASM419377v2, whole genome shotgun sequence encodes:
- the LOC114396207 gene encoding uncharacterized protein LOC114396207 isoform X1: protein MITVFFPHFWLPLCIVSHPLPIIGIWFVVAIWIVVVLFNSNDILRKQSALKVQRERKMLVLVGISVGFTLYVESLGLMALSPALTIMLGFVIYENRTSGLYIEKKQVKFKGDTEELTLDGSVDWHGRPIIRAKSSRWVIGTIVLCKFQK from the exons ATGATTACTGTTTTTTTCCCTCACTTCTGGCTCCCGTTGTGTATTGTCTCTCATCCACTCCCTATCATTGGAATTT GGTTTGTTGTGGCCATTTGGATTGTTGTTGTGCTTTTCAACTCCAATGATATTCTAAGGAAACAAAGTGCGTTGAAG GTGCAGAGGGAGAGGAAGATGCTGGTTTTGGTTGGGATTTCTGTTGGGTTCACACTTTATGTG GAGTCGTTGGGTCTTATGGCGCTTTCTCCGGCTTTGACAATTATGCTGGGTTTTGtgatttatgaaaatagaaCAAGTGGGTTGTATATTGAAAAGAAGCAG GTAAAGTTCAAAGGTGACACGGAAGAACTCACTCTTGATGGAAGTGTTGATTGGCATGGTCGCCCTATAATTAGAGCCAAATCTAGCAGATGGGTTATTGGAACCATCGTTCTATGTAAGTTCCAAAAATAA
- the LOC114395041 gene encoding transcription factor GAMYB-like, producing MSSVTSGGDNRKISKGRRSSSLEEEAGVGGNIRGESPLKKGPWTAAEDAILVEYVKKHGQGNWNAVHKYSGLARCGKSCRLRWANHLRPDLKKGEFTAEEENRILELHAKMGNKWARMAAELPGRTDNEIKNYWNTRIKRMQRAGLPIYPEELCQRILNCNQESQNISILSNEASQHGDLSQTDFDIPDVEFKIFKFRHGLSHGQSIFDMPESSLFDQSSDSSHSYNLFPTMRPTKRPRESEMLYDSFESCTINAAPLFDQYDNYTSEKISDHPRLSLPRDPVLNTNDQFNGDNLTGSHAALNGNASSSVPMFRAMKLELPSLQYPETQHGSWGTPTSPLPSLESVDTLIQSPVVEPILLDPISPQSSGLLEAIVHNSKSLKGSNNDLLLQETIGTTNEVAKSSTLNHSFQTKWYELGEPNSPFGQSAASVLIEYTPVSMCSVDGPQSIETTQDHDDKHEALTTQFPDSSRKKKNILKQMDYTQPDALLDLGWFGNSTEYGSDQSVLQDALSALLGEDCQR from the exons ATGAGTAGTGTGACTAGTGGGGGTGATAATCGAAAAATATCCAAAGGTCGTCGGTCATCATCATTAGAGGAAGAAGCTGGAGTTGGAGGTAACATAAGAGGAGAAAGTCCTCTGAAGAAAGGCCCATGGACTGCAGCAGAGGATGCAATTTTGGTAGAATATGTCAAAAAACACGGACAAGGCAATTGGAATGCAGTACATAAATATTCAGGACTTGCCCGTTGTGGGAAAAGCTGCCGTCTACGATGGGCAAATCATTTGAGACCAGATCTAAAAAAAGGTGAATTTACTGCAGAAGAAGAGAATCGAATCCTTGAACTACATGCTAAGATGGGAAACAAATGGGCTCGAATGGCTGCAGAG TTGCCTGGACGTACGGATAATGAGATCAAGAACTACTGGAAcacaagaatcaaaagaatgcaacgagcagGCTTACCAATCTACCCTGAAGAATTGTGCCAACGGATACTTAATTGCAATCAAGAAAGTCAAAATATTAGCATCCTGTCAAATGAAGCCTCCCAGCATGGTGATCTGTCACAAACAGACTTTGATATACCAGACgtggaattcaaaattttcaaatttcgtCATGGTCTATCACATGGACAGTCAATATTTGATATGCCTGAAAGTAGCTTGTTTGATCAAAGTTCAGACTCATCCCATAGTTATAACTTGTTCCCAACTATGCGTCCTACAAAACGCCCTCGGGAGTCAGAAATGCTatatgatagttttgaaagttgtACAATTAATGCTGCCCCACTATTTGATCAGTATGACAATTATACTTCTGAAAAAATTTCTGACCATCCTAGGTTGTCTCTTCCACGTGATCCCGTTCTTAACACCAATGATCAGTTTAATGGTGATAACCTTACCGGCAGCCATGCCGCATTAAATGGCAATGCCTCTTCTTCTGTGCCCATGTTTAGGGCCATGAAGTTGGAGCTCCCTTCACTCCAATATCCTGAAACTCAACATGGTAGCTGGGGCACGCCTACGTCCCCGCTTCCTTCACTCGAGTCTGTTGATACATTGATTCAATCTCCTGTTGTTGAGCCTATTCTATTAGATCCCATTTCTCCGCAGAGCAGTGGTTTGCTGGAAGCGATAGTCCACAACTCGAAAAGCTTGAAAGGCTCAAACAATGATTTATTATTACAAGAAACAATTGGTACAACCAATGAAGTAGCTAAGAGTTCAACCTTGAATCATTCCTTTCAGACAAAATGGTATGAACTAGGGGAGCCAAATTCCCCCTTTGGTCAATCTGCTGCTTCAGTTCTAATTGAGTATACTCCTGTAAGCATGTGCTCAGTGGATGGCCCCCAATCAATTGAAACCACTCAGG ATCATGATGATAAGCATGAAGCACTCACCACCCAATTTCCAGACAGTtccaggaagaaaaaaaatatattgaaacagATGGATTATACACAGCCAGATGCTTTACTTGACTTAGGTTGGTTTGGGAATAGCACCGAGTATGGAAGTGATCAATCTGTTCTGCAAGATGCTTTAAGTGCACTTCTTGGTGAAGATTGTCAGCGCTAG
- the LOC114396207 gene encoding uncharacterized protein LOC114396207 isoform X2 encodes MITVFFPHFWLPLCIVSHPLPIIGIWFVVAIWIVVVLFNSNDILRKQSALKRERKMLVLVGISVGFTLYVESLGLMALSPALTIMLGFVIYENRTSGLYIEKKQVKFKGDTEELTLDGSVDWHGRPIIRAKSSRWVIGTIVLCKFQK; translated from the exons ATGATTACTGTTTTTTTCCCTCACTTCTGGCTCCCGTTGTGTATTGTCTCTCATCCACTCCCTATCATTGGAATTT GGTTTGTTGTGGCCATTTGGATTGTTGTTGTGCTTTTCAACTCCAATGATATTCTAAGGAAACAAAGTGCGTTGAAG AGGGAGAGGAAGATGCTGGTTTTGGTTGGGATTTCTGTTGGGTTCACACTTTATGTG GAGTCGTTGGGTCTTATGGCGCTTTCTCCGGCTTTGACAATTATGCTGGGTTTTGtgatttatgaaaatagaaCAAGTGGGTTGTATATTGAAAAGAAGCAG GTAAAGTTCAAAGGTGACACGGAAGAACTCACTCTTGATGGAAGTGTTGATTGGCATGGTCGCCCTATAATTAGAGCCAAATCTAGCAGATGGGTTATTGGAACCATCGTTCTATGTAAGTTCCAAAAATAA
- the LOC114396207 gene encoding uncharacterized protein LOC114396207 isoform X3 translates to MITVFFPHFWLPLCIVSHPLPIIGIWFVVAIWIVVVLFNSNDILRKQSALKVQRERKMLVLESLGLMALSPALTIMLGFVIYENRTSGLYIEKKQVKFKGDTEELTLDGSVDWHGRPIIRAKSSRWVIGTIVLCKFQK, encoded by the exons ATGATTACTGTTTTTTTCCCTCACTTCTGGCTCCCGTTGTGTATTGTCTCTCATCCACTCCCTATCATTGGAATTT GGTTTGTTGTGGCCATTTGGATTGTTGTTGTGCTTTTCAACTCCAATGATATTCTAAGGAAACAAAGTGCGTTGAAG GTGCAGAGGGAGAGGAAGATGCTGGTTTTG GAGTCGTTGGGTCTTATGGCGCTTTCTCCGGCTTTGACAATTATGCTGGGTTTTGtgatttatgaaaatagaaCAAGTGGGTTGTATATTGAAAAGAAGCAG GTAAAGTTCAAAGGTGACACGGAAGAACTCACTCTTGATGGAAGTGTTGATTGGCATGGTCGCCCTATAATTAGAGCCAAATCTAGCAGATGGGTTATTGGAACCATCGTTCTATGTAAGTTCCAAAAATAA